A region of the Phoenix dactylifera cultivar Barhee BC4 chromosome 10, palm_55x_up_171113_PBpolish2nd_filt_p, whole genome shotgun sequence genome:
tttgaattttttttataaaattcagaatctaattttgtataaaagcttaaacttaatttaaaaaatgcttctatcattgcatttttgtaactttcattatatgcttcaatgattgcatcattttggggaataactcaataggattcctggatgaaaactacggtctaagaaaaatagaattaattttgatgccttgattgtttgctccgatacgcatctgaaacatatcattttctatcttataagtttattaaaattggtctaaatgatgtattttttaataatcttgattgcaaacaaatggttctaaacatatgatgttattttgatattaaaaagatttatcgtgcttcatatatacattgctgaaaaactataactaagaaattaatattttgaatatacactcctgcataattaaatgcttctatcattaaaaagaaaagctattttaaagaagagagttaatgatcctaaggcttaaaatatttcaacttactccaataattcttataggaaagaaaatgtaattacttttgaaagaaatttgagcttcaaaagaattattttctgattaatatttccatacatattcaaaaaaaattaagagaaaatataatttattcttgaaagattaaaaaaaaagagtgattgctataaattttaaaaaaaaattctggatcactctacattcttgatattatagaaggaaagaaagtttgaaagaaaatgcatcctttgagggggagctttaaatactcaatctctttattgaaaattatcttcaaactctaaactctcaaatgggataattaattaaggaggagaaagaaaattttagaggaagagatcatatagaacttaatcgtgtaaattcacattaaagattactctatgtaaatttggcaaaggacttttagcatgcttttaatgtcaaattggtttcaaactgatatcaatttaagcatattttggtgttagactttgtgcttcattgaatatcttttgaaagttggattttcatctatacttaattggtaaatcacttgttttgaaaactaagtgaaaaggattccatttgtcttagtattggaaatttattttggaatctacgaatgagctcttattggcttgcactttagtgtttcaatcctgagccaatttattttaattgattttgatgctatgatctttaaaggagtaaaagaaagtctttaagagagctttaaaagaactttcaaagccctgaattttatgtatcctacattgcataaattcatattttggtatcatgccccaatacttttatatcatgaaagaactttgaagtcattaagaattaagaattcaacataatcttatgtttctcaagtatataagttttgatctttatctgctcttatactatactctgaaaattaattagattgctctcacgttgctatatacttaatatattaaaaaaaaggtgttggattttcattcgtgctttctttgaatattattcttgatactccttgaaataacttgaaaaagaatccatctacacttgatttgaaaactatctttggaatctacatttagagatcacttctggttCACATCCTAAATGTCTCATTCTTAGAGCCAAACTTTTCattcttgattttgatgatatctgTTACCCCTGAAATTGTTTcaggtttattttttttaagaaaggtaaaagaactttaaaagaatgttaacattatcaaatttgatgtgatctcatcataattttgaaactatcctaattggctctgatctatactcattatcttgtcctgacattattgccttgagttacgtgattcatatgcttgcaataatttgacatacattgaatgaaatattgccttgtgcttaatgtttcattattttgcaatctttttgatattgtcaacaaaaaaaaaatctgagtatatgctcataatgctttatgttttgaattgaatataaatcagcttagattgaaatatgttgactatgttaaagctgattacctctaaagcattatcatgaagtatgttcttaaagtatcttccaaactttgtatttgttttgacttatatttgctctttgtggtagtttgtatttcttctctagaacaaagtgcttttggcatagacaatgtttctcttgagttatgatcttcgtgattgtcattacaatcctatccatttcattgttattcattttttttgatgataacaaaaagggggagaaaatataagggagaaactagaagcaaattctataagaaaaacagtataggggagaaaatataaaaggtatatattatatacttaagggggagacatgtaacaaaaagaaaatctaaattctggcacataatcatagagatttttcttgcctcaatacatgacttgaaactcttgctttgacacaaacttttgaaaattttgtcttaatgaaatacaagagtaagggggagcaaagctaaaactCATTTGGCATCCATTTGGATAGGATAGGGGGAGCTCTTGGTTCATTTATACAAACTCGAAATAAGACTACTTtgaaactcttgaaccaaaagtactttatgaATGTTAAATCTAACTTTTCATATGAATTCCAATTTGCTTACACttaatgttttgtaatcatcaaaaagggggagattgaggatgataatgttattttgataattaacacaaccattgaggccatatcaaattagaaatgcaaattaactcgatacatcattgataaatggcacaccctcgatacactcatgatacattaggagaatgagatcaagatgtattttcatgattaataatgagataaaatttgcaatagaaaagggatagcgaattctaaattctaatttggcaaagtttcaagttaaACGTACTCTCAAGGAGatgatagtaattttcattgttaagagtatgtagcactaccatgatatatattcaaaattgcttggagtatatttcattaattatatggatgaatctaactctaagttgcagcaaagagtggaaagagtcaaccccaagattggtggagtcgaccccggcacttcaaagaaccatctggcacacttctgcagaaatggcacggatgaacagtacttgggtcgacccaagtaaaagttgagtcgaccctatccttgagtcgacccaaactgaacttgagtcgacccaaaggctgtgtcattcaaaaactggttctctggaatccttgagagggtcgacccaaatgtaacttgagtcgacccaactgaatcttgagtcgacccaaaaagagttgagtcgacccaagtgaaggaaggctgaaatacaaggttctatattttctgagagggctgacccaagaaaagcttgagctgacccaagtctgatgagcagtggtttgggtcgaccccagaaaagtttgggtcgacccaagcacgggcagaagcataacggctagttgtgcagaagtactttttggactCCTAACGgatataaacggctagtttcttcaatccagcGGTTAGGAAggtctatttggaggttggagaagtatttaagagggagtattcatcagaggaagtggGCTTTTGAAAAGAtattaagtgcattcaagagaaaaccctagcaaggcaagcttcgttcaattgcttcattcaaagagccaaaagaaagtggttgagcagattccaagagatattaagagctccaccaacccttgaagagtgaagcaatcttgacaaagaagagaagagccttattaaagggataattatattctaaactcttctttgtagctcataattgttttatttgctcatttaggagctttagtttattgttctttattcttgttgtaaggtttgttggtaagcccgtaaaaccaacattgtaggttgttggtaagcccgtaaaaccaatgtaggttgttggtaagcccgtaaaaccaacgtaggttgttggtgaacccgtaaaaccaattgtgaaggttcgttggtgagcccgtaaaaccaacataggtttttggtgatcccggaaaaccaaattgtaaaggttttggattgtgagcccgaaaaacaatcctaatgtaatctgagggattatagtaaaattttcaaggggacgcttggggagtggacgtaggtgccttcgggtgcaccgaaccactatacattgtgGTATTTGTGTTGTGGATTCACTTgtgattattcttgcattatctttcatctttgctatagtttaattcattgaagtaatttaagaaagcattcaccgcactcaactaaggatgtttataaagcactaaaaatttagaaaaacccaattcaccccccctcttgggttgtcaccttgggcaacatgaccaataattttagattttttctttgacatACCAAACAGATTATATGTGGATACCCAAAGATTATTAATTACTAGACCGTAATATATCAAACAtggtgatcttagatcactAGAATCAGATTACCTCAAGATAAGAATCACCATCCTATGTGGGTTATCAAATGCCCCCTTAGAGCATTCAGAGTGCAACTAAGTTGCCACATTGACTGCAAGCTAGACTAATCTTGCCATGTCATGTCATTAGGCTCATTGAATATGCTATTGCACCACTTATACCGGCTACAGTTTTTTCCTTAACagttttttcccctctttttcttAAATGATGTGGGAGAGCAATTCCACTTTAGACCCCATGTTTTCTTAATAGCCGGTCCACTACCCATTTCAGTTTTGCTGGGCTTGCTTGAACGAACTCTTCCAAGCCCTAACTTAGATCCATTcctaattttatatgccaaataattttatgcaaaatattttttctaacatgaataaaaaaataaatatattgcatAGTTGAGAAGTGGACTTATCAAATATacttcaaaaaaagaaatttacTGATGGATCACCACCATCTATCTATAAAGGCTTTTCTACTTTTTCTCTTCCAGTAAATCACGTACATCATGTTAAACATATTGCTCAGTTTGACTCCACTCATACATGTCTTTAGCATCATagcaaaaaaatttcataagtAAAACCACTGTTTCTAAGAATATTTACCAACATGGCGACCATTCAATATGTCTTTGtggtaaaatttttataaatcaAACCAACACTAACTGGAGAAGTAATTGACAGACAGAATCCTTCTGAAAACTTCAACAAACGAGTAATATCAGTGCAAGTTTAATCAGACCCCAGAAAAAACACaacttatttatatttaatttgaaCTTGACTGCTGCAGGAAACAAGCCAGACGAGCCATTTGTGGCCAGTCCAAATCAATTACCAACCCTAGAAAGCGCTCAAGATAAACCCCAAGTGGATGGAGCATACTAAAGGTGCACATATTCTACACTATATTCTCTTTCAAATTTGTTGGATGTGGGAAGTTTTCCATTCAAATGAAAAATGGAAGTCTAATGCTTTCTCAAAAACAAACATCAATTCTTGTATTTGACATTCATTAaatagaaaattcaacacaaaaTTACAACCAGTACAACAGTTTGCCGAAACATAAATAACCTGTGAACTGGAATTGTAAATGTTCATCGGGCAGCACAAGCTTCCTATTAACAGATGATATAGATCTCTGGATTTGGTATTAGAAATTATCCAAAATGAAAGATCTTGTATTTAGTTCTTTGACCTTGTGGTCACTTGCAGCGCACTGCTGTTACTGCCTCTTACTACCCTTTTACATCCTAATGACTTGCTCCCTTCACCTGGATCCCCCACAGTTAGAATTGAgaaaactaaataaataaattttttctaAAGATCATTCAGATCAATCATCGATTCACTGCTCCAGTAAATCTCGGAGGCATCCTCCCCAGAAGAAATGGTGAGATCACCAGAAGGTTCAGACAATGCACAATCCAAAGAATCAGCTAATTCAGCCTCCCACATACCCAACCTGCAAACCTTCTTATAAGCCTCATAGCCTGCTGCTTTCAGCCCTTCTGAGATTATTTTGGACGGAGCAGTAGAATTAGTCATTCCGGATCCTATTTCTTTTAGTAAAGCCTCTGCAGAACCTGACTTCTGAAAAACCACAACTGCACACGTCTTATCCACCAACTGCAATTCAATGTCTTCTGAGAACACAGAATGGGTTTGTCGAAGGTGGTTTTTTAGTTCTGCAGCAGAAGTTCCCTCACGAAATCCCCAAATGAAAACTAAGTCATCAGTACTGATTTTCCTCACATTATCCATATGGAAATCAACATCATCAGCCTCACTTTCTTGAAGGCTATTAGAAATGGGATAAAAGATGTTTGCATATTCTTCAATTGGCACCGTGTGCTGTCCAAGTGAAGTTTGACAATCAGGAACTATTTTCAGTAAGATGCCGAGTTTTGCAAACACTCGTGTTAGTTTCAAGACATTATGTCCATGGTTGTTGTTGCTATTTCCATCAGCtgatgcataaaaagaaaaaaaagaaaaaaaaaaggggacaaGTATTAACAAGCTACTTggaatctaattaattaaaaggaACAGGCTAGAAGATAATATAGTCAAGCATATCACACCCACAATATGTGCTGCATTTCAGAAATTTTTTAGACCAGTCAGTCAAGATAATATTTgtgttaaagaaaattaaataggTCAAAGTCAATGTagaaaatttttgttttcaaaaggGTCAAAAGATGGTATTCACAAAATTTTCTTGGTTGCTCTGTCAATATCTGGTGAATGTGTCCAGTAAGCTACTTTCTATAGATCTTTAGGCTATTTTATCAAGAAAACCGTGACCATAGGATGTAAGACATTACCAAGTTGAGGAATTTCCACATCTATGGGCACAAAAAACTGCCTCTTTAAGTAACTGAGAGCAGCAGGTAGGTTCCTTGCTTTTCTCAAAGGGCCAATTTCCTTCAACAGATGGCTGACATCAACTATATTAGAGAAGACCAACCTCAAAGAGCACATAAATTCATTCAGGCTTGGTTGCAAAGGGGAAATAAACTTTGAATGAATGAATGTAAAATCTGCAAGAATTAATTCCATCAGTGTATCAATTGCAGATAAAAGCAAACCTCTGATtatcattatcattattattaacAGTAAGTTTATTGCATAAAATCACCATGTAGACAATTGTAGGCAATAATTGGTTTTTTGGAACTGGAGATCAGATCAATCACTTCTCGGAACCCACGGACTTTCAGGTTCTGTTCTTCCTCAAGATTTTGAATCTCACTCTAACATTAAAAAAATCAGTTAGCAAGTAATTAGGTGAAACTTCTTAAGTCCATGCACAATGGAGACAATTATAATATGGATCTGACCATGAGAAGATTCTTATCTTCCTCTGAACTAGTCAGCACCACCCGTACTGACTTGGCACCCCCAGATTTGTCCGGAACAACTAGAGGTACAAGGTCATCAGAAATATGAGTTACCATCTGCATCCAGAGAGAACAATCTTAAATGAGCTAAGTAAAGATTACATCAGTGGGAAGCAACCACCTTTCTCCAGATACACAATACAGGTTTATAACTTGGCCGAATTTCCTAGCTCTACCAGAAAACAGAACACAGGAATCTAACATACTTGATTGTCAGATACACTCTAGCATCATGCCAGTATGTTGGTGCCACTGAAGTAAGCTAATATGAATTTCTATTTTTGTGCCATTCCATGCCTGAGTACATAGTCTTTTCTTCTGTTAGTGCAAACTAAAACTCTACCTGGACAACCTAGAAAGAACAATAAAAATCTAATGAAGTGTACCTTGAGTAAACTGGTCACATATTCTTGGCATCACAATATGGagagaaaaatgaaagaaaaaacacATCCAATAATGAACTCATCCTCGTTTTATAAGACCAAACAATTTCAAAGTCATACCTCCAAAGCCAGCTGAACTTGACGATCACTGCAGACATCAATGCTCAAGGAGGGCCTTGAACCATAAACTTCACCACCTAGGATGAGTTTCCGCAGGGATTTAGCTAGAGACCCTATATACCACAGCTAAATACAACAGTAAGAGGCCATAAGATCTTATAAAGAACTTAGAACATGTATATCTGAAAACCAACCATCTGCCATGTTGCATGGATCTTTACAAGCATTCCTCCAGTTCTCTACTCTAGACTTGATTCTTCCAATAAAAATTGAATCAGCAACTGATGGACTTGGAGAGGAAGATGATGAATAGACACGAGGAGTAGTTCTCTCTTTTGCAATGGATTCTTGAGCTCTGGATAAATATGATATACCTACCGAACATATGGAAAACAGAAAATTTAATAGTTCTTCATTAATTCCAAGAGTTCATTGGGTCACTCCCATGCTACTCACCATCATAAATGCTGACATTGAAATCAAAACCTTCTCGAGCCATAGATGCCAGAAATGAAGTCTGACATGAAAAACTGTAAGAAGGCATGCCCAAATTTAGCTCATCTCGAGGGAACAAATGAAAGTTGTACCTGTACAACAGGAAATTAAATAGCTAACGTGTTATGAGCAAGCCGTGAAatgtaaatatgcaaataaagacAATGATCATGATTACAAAGAGGACTAAGCCTCAAGGTGGCCTGTGGTGTGAGCCTTGGAAAGTCTAAATTAAACGTCCATAAGTTGATAAGATGGACAACAAAAATTATATGCATAATTGCATACAATAGGAAAAGCTTATTTGAACACATGCATGATTATTGATGCATTGCAGCATTCTTTCTATGAAGCAGAGATCTGGTTTAATTATCATGTAACTTGCACAAACAAGTAAGTGTTAAAGTGATCAACGAATAATAGCAAATGTTGTCACAGAGGCTTAGATTTGTATCAATAGGACAAGTTGGGAGTTTGAATTCTGCTGAATCCCCttgcctcaaaaaaaaaaaaagatgaagtgTTTGATAAATATGAAATACTCTATTATGCTTACCCATAAATTCCAGGAAAAATGACATACAAAATGATCAATAAAATTGACCAGACAAGTTCAGACATGCATTAGCATAAGAGAGACGAAAGATTCAATAACATGGAgaattgaaaagaacaaaagagaatattttgaggGAAGCCACAAATTGAAATACAATGACGAAAATAAGCAAGAAGTGATAGATATGGAAAAACTTAAATCACCAAAtgcttaaattttgaaaaaaaaatgtatttgcAAGTAAAAGGAATGTaggaaataaatagagaaaaacGGTGAAGCAAAAATATATCTTTAGGTAGGAAGCaatgataaaaaaattgtaATAATAAAGATGAGATTGAAACTGATGTAGTATCAGAAAGAAACTACATTCAAAAAAGAATCAGAGATTTTAACAGAAATGAGAATAAGAACAAGAATTTGAAAAAAGATTTGGCATTGTTATGATAAAAGGCATGCAATGCGAAGAGGCAGTTTTAGGCCTTAGCTTAAGCGTAAAACCTACATAAAGATCTCTATGGCCTTGCTATCGAAGCATATACCCAATGTTTTTGGATTTTTTCTTCCCAAGACGTAAAGATAGCATagtgatattattataattgaAAAGAAAAGTTAGCCAATTTCCCTAGTATAAAATTAAAccataaaaataattttcagaataattatttttctgCATGAACAGTTCCAAGCCACAGAAATTACTATGAAATTTTAGCCCCTCCACCCACctctgaaagaaaaaagaaaagaaaaactaaaagaaaaaagaaaagtataCTTGCACATTGGTATCAGGTTTGATGCCTCCGAGCGATTAAAGGTTTTCTAGTTTGAAGGATATGCATTTGCTTTGGAGCATGTAGACTTTGATATGGATGGTGGGaagcatggaatgccgtaccggtccgaaccggccggtacgggccggtacgtaccggtccggccgtggaccggtaccggaacggataaaataccggtattttccggttttttatccgaaccggccggtacgggtgcgtaccggccggttcgggcccgtaccggccggttcggagcccgtaccagccggtacgcacctcgtaccggtgcgaaccggccggttcgcaccggtacgatttttttttttttttatagaaccacagcgccgcgcgctgtggtttttgaaaccaccgcgtaccggccggtacgggaccggtaccagccggtacgtaccggaccggaccgataccgtaccggtccggccggccaccggtacgccgaccggtaccggtacggcggaccttggtggGAAGAATTATCTGCAAAACTCAGTTGGCAGCAGAGATGTGAGGGTAGTGTCATGTTAAGTGTAAAAATAAATACAAGTTCTTCAATTGGAACTTAACTAATATAACAGGGGGTGGGTAGTCTGGGCTTGGCATTAACATATAAATCTGCTTGTATATACGAATCAATAATAGATATGATATAATGAAGGAGATTGTCCCCACAAGCTTCAATGTGATATTGTTAATGATAGTGAGCACCTTAGAGCTCAGATAACAAATGCATAATTGTTTGACATtacttaaagaaagaaaaaggtttaACATATGCTTACTAATAATGTGCTGTCTGCTGTGATAATGGTCCTTGACCAAAAAAGCTGTATTGCATTTATATGTGTCAGCTTCAAGGATCATACTAAGATCCAGAAGATGCATTTAAAGTTTTCTGATGCCCTACATCCGGAATTCAATATGATGCCAACCCTCTTAGTTGGTACTAAATTCTTGGCCAAAGCAACTTTGAACTATAGAATAACTATGAGAAACATAGAAAAGCCATTTGGTAGGTAAGACAGAGACCTTATTGGTTTATGTTGTTAGGGAATGTACATAGTTAGACCTTATTAGTACTTAAAGAGATGACACAAGCTGCATATCACAGattgtcatttaaatttcacGAACATTCAATGAATAGATGCCTAAAAATTTGCTGCTTCAATAAAGGAGCATTTGTACAAAGACATCATTAattatagtttttattaattaaagaaCTCAAAGTAATCAACAAATATAGAATGAGAAAGCACAAGTTCTGCATGGCTGATTGTCATTAAAGTTTCACAAACATACAAGGAATGAAGGAACAAACATATACAAGTCTTTCATATAGAAAACATATTATATAAAGACATCGGGAGTTATAGTTCTACTAATGGAAGCTTAATAACGCGAATCTTTTCAAATTAGACAAAGCAGACTAAAAATGTCCTACCTAGTGTATGAAACGTTGGAGGTTATAACATGCTATCAGGGTCAGCCACCTTGCTCTATATAAGAATCTATAGGTTCAGCTAGAACATTCCAAAACTATCCCTTCCCTAAAACTTTCATACCATTTATTTGAGCAGTTCTTAGTTTTAATTATTCTACTATTGACAGCTGAAAGGTATCTAAGTGAGTTCCTTAGGGTTGGGGCAAGTGTTGCACTTGATAAGAACCAATTATGAGAGCTGACTAAAGAAGCTTGCATCAAGAAGGCAAAATAATTCTACATAGACAATGCTCTTGCACGCCACAATTCCTACTCTATAATTCAATTCTGTTACCCTGAGCCACTGCAGAGTAATGCTCTATATTCCATTTAATTTTGTAGCATAAGGAAGCACATGTTTAATGCACGTTATTTTACCGTACCAACTCATATTCTGAAGAACTTATGATGGTCTTTATGAAAGAAGCCTCTAAAAAAATGCACAAATGTGGACATTTATTACACCAAAGAGGATCCTGGGTTGGGTGATTTGAAGAGAATCCTGGGTAAAGGTGTTCCTTGAGGAGCATGCATACCATATTCATTGCCTTCCCTGGTTATGCTGAAAATGGATGATGCATGAGGCTAAAGGGAAAAGAGCAACTTCtagtaaaataacaaaaattcaGTTGAAACTTTTAAAAATCAACGTTTTGCAAAGAAAGTTGTCAACCCTAAAGCCATAGGGTTCCAATCCTTGTTTTTATGTGGGAAACTCATGTTCCCCTACTTCCTGTGATATTTTTGAAAAGATTGATTAGATGGAGGAGCATGGGTGGCTTCTATTTACCTTTGAACTTCAAAAAATGTGGCTTGATACCGGGAAGGCTATAAGTGTATAGACTTCACCTTCCAGATTGCTTTCAAGATCCTTGCTTGTATTCCTTTGTTCTCTAAGATGGAGTGAGCCAGCTCAAGCCACTTCAATCCATCCTTGTTTGGATACCGGCTAGAGCATTAGTCTACAGAGAATGCCTCGCTTCAGAGTTGTCCTAT
Encoded here:
- the LOC103713912 gene encoding poly(A)-specific ribonuclease PARN-like isoform X2, which encodes MVASSGKHRWGGAVKQITKSNFSAALQQIKVHIQDADFIAVSSQKTGDLAASSSHRYPWRRILPIDIAETAYLKAKLAAETFELLQFAVCPFRFQGSKVVAFPYNFHLFPRDELNLGMPSYSFSCQTSFLASMAREGFDFNVSIYDGISYLSRAQESIAKERTTPRVYSSSSSPSPSVADSIFIGRIKSRVENWRNACKDPCNMADGSLAKSLRKLILGGEVYGSRPSLSIDVCSDRQVQLALEMVTHISDDLVPLVVPDKSGGAKSVRVVLTSSEEDKNLLMSEIQNLEEEQNLKVRGFREVIDLISSSKKPIIAYNCLHADGNSNNNHGHNVLKLTRVFAKLGILLKIVPDCQTSLGQHTVPIEEYANIFYPISNSLQESEADDVDFHMDNVRKISTDDLVFIWGFREGTSAAELKNHLRQTHSVFSEDIELQLVDKTCAVVVFQKSGSAEALLKEIGSGMTNSTAPSKIISEGLKAAGYEAYKKVCRLGMWEAELADSLDCALSEPSGDLTISSGEDASEIYWSSESMIDLNDL
- the LOC103713912 gene encoding poly(A)-specific ribonuclease PARN-like isoform X1, producing the protein MVASSGKHRWGGAVKQITKSNFSAALQQIKVHIQDADFIAVSSQKTGDLAASSSHRYPWRRILPIDIAETAYLKAKLAAETFELLQFAVCPFRFQGSKVVAFPYNFHLFPRDELNLGMPSYSFSCQTSFLASMAREGFDFNVSIYDGISYLSRAQESIAKERTTPRVYSSSSSPSPSVADSIFIGRIKSRVENWRNACKDPCNMADGSLAKSLRKLILGGEVYGSRPSLSIDVCSDRQVQLALEMVTHISDDLVPLVVPDKSGGAKSVRVVLTSSEEDKNLLMSEIQNLEEEQNLKVRGFREVIDLISSSKKPIIAYNCLHDFTFIHSKFISPLQPSLNEFMCSLRLVFSNIVDVSHLLKEIGPLRKARNLPAALSYLKRQFFVPIDVEIPQLADGNSNNNHGHNVLKLTRVFAKLGILLKIVPDCQTSLGQHTVPIEEYANIFYPISNSLQESEADDVDFHMDNVRKISTDDLVFIWGFREGTSAAELKNHLRQTHSVFSEDIELQLVDKTCAVVVFQKSGSAEALLKEIGSGMTNSTAPSKIISEGLKAAGYEAYKKVCRLGMWEAELADSLDCALSEPSGDLTISSGEDASEIYWSSESMIDLNDL